A region of Candidatus Paceibacterota bacterium DNA encodes the following proteins:
- a CDS encoding phosphomannomutase/phosphoglucomutase, which yields MEIKDSIFKAYDIRGIYPTELNEEIVYAIGQAFAEIEKPKTVVVGRDVRISGPSMQKALIQGLLDSGVDVVDIGLISTEEIYFATAYYKYDAGISVTASHNPREYTGMKMVRKGAEPIAGEEITVQLKDKTKELLGKKASAKKKGKISTKDVHEDFRKFVLGFIDVKKIKPFKVVANPNFGFQGELVKLVCRDLPITWSFLNGEPDGNFPKGRPDPFLLENRTEFIEKIKKEKPDFGVTWDADADRVFFATGNGIFLEAHYTNVFLIEEMLRKNPKATIVYEPRCIWALLDIIKECGGIPVRCRVGHSFIKKAMRASNAVFCGELTGHTYFKDFFFADSGIIPFLLMIEFLSQDGKSLEECIIPIISKYPISGEINLTLKDAKNALSFIQKNYANKGEVEEFDNLIVEKKGEWRFNIRMSNTEPLLRINIEAKNKVIVEERRSELLALLKDL from the coding sequence ATGGAAATAAAAGATTCAATTTTCAAAGCGTACGATATTCGAGGCATCTATCCGACAGAGCTCAATGAGGAAATTGTATATGCGATTGGACAGGCTTTTGCGGAAATCGAAAAACCGAAAACAGTTGTTGTTGGAAGAGATGTCCGGATAAGCGGGCCATCTATGCAAAAAGCTCTCATCCAAGGGCTTCTAGATTCTGGAGTAGATGTTGTGGATATCGGACTTATTTCAACTGAAGAAATTTATTTTGCGACCGCATATTACAAATACGATGCGGGAATTTCTGTTACTGCTTCCCATAATCCTCGCGAGTACACGGGAATGAAAATGGTGCGGAAGGGAGCAGAACCTATTGCCGGAGAAGAAATTACCGTACAGCTAAAAGATAAGACAAAAGAACTTCTTGGGAAGAAAGCCTCGGCAAAAAAGAAAGGGAAGATAAGCACGAAAGATGTCCACGAAGATTTTAGGAAATTCGTTCTCGGGTTTATTGATGTAAAGAAAATAAAGCCGTTTAAAGTCGTCGCAAATCCGAACTTCGGTTTTCAAGGAGAGCTCGTGAAGCTTGTTTGTCGGGATTTGCCGATTACTTGGAGTTTTTTGAACGGCGAACCCGATGGCAATTTCCCGAAAGGCAGGCCTGACCCATTTCTCCTGGAGAACCGTACGGAATTCATTGAAAAAATAAAAAAAGAAAAACCGGATTTTGGAGTTACGTGGGACGCTGATGCTGATAGGGTATTTTTTGCTACAGGAAACGGAATCTTTCTCGAGGCTCATTATACAAATGTGTTTCTTATAGAGGAGATGTTGCGTAAAAACCCAAAAGCGACGATTGTGTATGAACCGCGCTGTATCTGGGCGCTTCTCGATATAATAAAAGAGTGTGGTGGTATTCCCGTAAGATGCCGGGTTGGTCACAGCTTTATAAAAAAAGCGATGCGAGCGTCAAACGCTGTTTTTTGTGGAGAATTGACCGGGCATACTTATTTTAAGGATTTCTTTTTTGCTGATTCAGGAATTATCCCTTTTCTTCTTATGATTGAATTTCTTTCCCAAGACGGAAAAAGTTTGGAAGAATGTATTATCCCGATCATTTCAAAATATCCGATCTCTGGAGAGATCAATCTGACCCTTAAAGATGCAAAAAATGCTCTTTCTTTCATACAAAAAAACTATGCGAACAAGGGAGAGGTGGAAGAATTCGATAATTTGATCGTTGAGAAAAAAGGAGAATGGCGGTTCAATATTCGAATGTCTAATACCGAACCACTGCTTAGAATCAATATCGAGGCTAAAAATAAGGTTATTGTGGAAGAAAGACGCTCTGAACTTCTCGCACTTCTCAAAGATCTTTAG
- a CDS encoding rod shape-determining protein, producing the protein MGFFAPKLGIDLGTANTLVFVPGKGVVLNEPSVVAVSEDNRILAVGLEAKHMVGRTPDSITAYRPMKDGVIADYRVTEAMLRYYMKKALGKWNVFKPEVMVSVPAGVTSTERRAVIEAAIKAGAKNVYVVKEPILAAIGAGIPIHEARGHMVVDIGGGTTDVAVISLGGIVSSISVKCAGNRIDSAIADYIKKTFNLSIGDKTAEDIKIQIGSAVPLDEELTMMIKGRDFVTGLPRSAEMKTNEIVKAISRELRDMVKAMKDVLQETPPELAADIIDTGIILTGGSSLLRNIAELVYRRTGVKAHVAEDALYCVAKGTGIALEHLETYKKSILAKK; encoded by the coding sequence ATGGGATTTTTCGCTCCAAAACTTGGGATTGATTTGGGTACTGCAAATACGCTTGTTTTCGTGCCTGGAAAAGGCGTTGTGTTGAACGAGCCCTCTGTTGTCGCCGTTTCAGAAGACAATCGCATTCTTGCTGTCGGTCTTGAAGCAAAGCATATGGTTGGAAGAACTCCTGACAGCATTACCGCATATCGTCCTATGAAAGACGGAGTTATCGCAGACTATAGAGTAACGGAGGCAATGCTCCGCTATTATATGAAGAAAGCGCTTGGCAAATGGAATGTTTTTAAGCCCGAGGTTATGGTCTCTGTTCCCGCTGGAGTTACTTCTACTGAACGCCGAGCTGTCATTGAAGCCGCAATAAAAGCCGGAGCGAAAAATGTCTACGTAGTGAAGGAGCCAATTCTCGCTGCGATCGGCGCCGGTATTCCCATTCACGAAGCTCGCGGGCATATGGTGGTTGATATTGGAGGAGGAACGACTGACGTTGCTGTTATCTCTTTGGGAGGAATTGTTTCTTCGATATCTGTGAAATGTGCTGGCAATAGAATTGATTCTGCAATTGCTGATTATATTAAAAAAACGTTCAATCTTTCGATTGGGGACAAGACTGCGGAGGATATTAAAATTCAGATTGGCTCGGCGGTACCTCTCGATGAAGAGCTTACCATGATGATAAAAGGGCGAGATTTTGTGACCGGCCTTCCGCGTTCCGCAGAAATGAAGACTAATGAGATCGTGAAAGCGATTTCTCGCGAGCTTCGCGACATGGTGAAAGCCATGAAGGATGTACTTCAAGAGACTCCACCGGAGCTCGCCGCGGATATTATAGACACTGGAATCATTCTCACGGGAGGCTCTTCGCTTCTTCGTAACATTGCCGAGCTTGTGTATCGTCGCACGGGTGTTAAAGCGCATGTGGCAGAAGACGCGCTCTATTGTGTGGCGAAGGGAACGGGGATTGCACTGGAGCATTTGGAAACTTACAAAAAGAGCATCTTAGCGAAAAAATAA
- a CDS encoding UDP-N-acetylglucosamine 1-carboxyvinyltransferase — protein MAITKEPEGDQKLVQIGNLIARLRDDRGITQSELGKMLGTTQSAVARIENGEQNLSTETLSKISRALKKEILNLSTGSLNLRIEGGRKLSGSIVTKSSKNSAMGLLSASLLNKNKTILRNMPKIEEAYRMIEVLQSIGVGIKWDGNDLEIKPPARFDIKKLDTEAGMKTRSVIMLIGPLVHFFKKFRLPQPGGCRLGSRTVKPHFYALEKMGVEIDTHSTYYEIKTEKVKPGNIVLYEAGDTVTENAIMAASLIPGKTTIKFASANYQVQDVCFFLEALGVKIDGIGSSTLVVHGVASIDKPIIYAVSEDPIESMFLLSAAIVTKSKIQVMRCPIDFLELELLKLEKMGFRYKILRRYKAENERTNLADIETYPSKLRALEDKIHAQPYPGINMDNLPFFAVIATQAEGQTFIHDWSYEKRAIYYKDLDKLGADTILADPHRCYINGPTKLKAAEVICPPALRPAAILLIGMLAAEGISILRNVYSINRGYEDLANRLNKIGANISILQSF, from the coding sequence ATGGCCATAACCAAAGAACCAGAGGGCGACCAAAAGCTCGTTCAGATAGGAAATCTCATCGCGAGGCTCCGTGATGACCGGGGAATCACCCAGTCAGAGCTTGGGAAAATGCTTGGTACGACACAAAGTGCTGTTGCTCGCATTGAAAATGGCGAACAAAATCTTTCTACAGAAACTCTTTCAAAAATAAGCCGAGCACTCAAGAAAGAAATCCTTAATCTTTCTACAGGCTCCTTGAATCTCCGTATTGAAGGAGGAAGAAAGCTTTCAGGCTCCATAGTAACCAAATCGTCAAAAAATTCAGCGATGGGACTTCTTTCTGCATCCCTTCTCAACAAAAATAAAACAATTCTCCGCAACATGCCAAAGATCGAAGAGGCGTACAGAATGATCGAAGTGCTTCAATCAATCGGCGTGGGAATTAAATGGGATGGCAACGATCTTGAAATAAAACCGCCCGCAAGATTTGATATCAAAAAACTCGACACCGAAGCCGGGATGAAAACCCGAAGCGTTATCATGCTCATCGGCCCCCTTGTTCACTTCTTCAAGAAATTCCGTCTCCCCCAACCAGGCGGATGCCGTCTTGGCTCTCGCACCGTCAAACCTCATTTTTATGCTCTCGAAAAGATGGGAGTGGAGATAGACACACACTCGACCTATTACGAGATCAAAACTGAGAAAGTAAAACCGGGAAATATCGTTTTATACGAAGCCGGAGATACCGTGACAGAAAATGCCATCATGGCAGCGAGCTTAATTCCCGGCAAGACAACAATAAAATTTGCTTCTGCCAACTATCAAGTCCAGGACGTTTGCTTCTTCCTCGAAGCGCTCGGAGTAAAGATCGACGGAATCGGCTCATCTACACTTGTTGTTCACGGCGTTGCATCTATAGACAAGCCGATCATCTATGCAGTGAGCGAAGATCCGATCGAATCAATGTTTCTTCTCTCCGCTGCAATTGTCACGAAATCAAAGATCCAAGTCATGCGATGTCCGATCGATTTTCTTGAGCTTGAACTTTTGAAACTGGAAAAAATGGGCTTTCGTTATAAAATTCTCCGCCGATACAAGGCCGAGAACGAGAGAACAAACCTTGCCGACATTGAGACATATCCATCCAAGTTGCGAGCGCTCGAAGATAAAATTCACGCCCAGCCGTATCCGGGAATTAATATGGACAATCTCCCCTTCTTCGCGGTTATCGCGACCCAAGCGGAAGGCCAGACATTTATACACGATTGGAGCTATGAAAAACGCGCAATTTATTACAAAGACCTCGACAAGCTTGGAGCTGACACCATTCTCGCCGATCCTCATCGCTGTTATATCAACGGCCCTACAAAACTAAAAGCAGCAGAGGTTATCTGCCCTCCAGCCCTTCGTCCAGCGGCAATTCTTCTCATTGGAATGCTCGCGGCCGAAGGCATATCAATACTCCGAAATGTATATAGCATCAATCGCGGTTATGAAGATCTCGCAAACCGGCTCAATAAGATTGGCGCTAACATCAGCATTCTTCAGAGCTTTTAA
- the def gene encoding peptide deformylase — translation MKEIVQRDAPVLREKAKEVPLKDIKSLKIKKVIKDMKEALASQDDGVALAAPQIGVSLRIFIITEKIYDILYPEEKGKKGKINLVYINPKVTKLSKEQKLLEEGCLSVRWLYGKKVRSTKATVSAYDEKGEKFERGGSGLIAQIFQHETDHLDGVLFIDNAEDLHELPPEKIPSRLKKETSNA, via the coding sequence ATGAAAGAGATAGTTCAGCGGGATGCTCCGGTACTACGAGAAAAGGCGAAAGAAGTGCCTCTCAAGGACATTAAGAGCCTCAAAATAAAAAAGGTCATCAAAGATATGAAAGAAGCGCTCGCGTCCCAGGATGACGGCGTGGCTCTTGCAGCACCCCAGATCGGAGTATCCCTTCGTATTTTCATCATCACGGAAAAAATATATGACATTCTGTACCCGGAAGAGAAAGGTAAAAAAGGAAAAATAAATCTGGTGTATATCAATCCAAAGGTCACCAAACTTTCAAAAGAACAAAAATTATTAGAGGAAGGCTGTCTTTCTGTCCGATGGCTGTACGGCAAAAAAGTTCGCTCGACAAAGGCAACTGTTTCAGCATACGACGAGAAAGGTGAAAAATTTGAACGAGGAGGAAGTGGCTTGATTGCTCAAATCTTCCAGCATGAAACGGACCATCTAGACGGAGTCCTTTTTATAGACAATGCGGAGGATCTCCACGAACTTCCTCCCGAAAAAATTCCCTCTCGGCTTAAAAAAGAGACTTCCAATGCCTAA
- a CDS encoding methionyl-tRNA formyltransferase — protein MPKLNIAFFGTPELVIPILEELESAGLLPKVIVTGKDEPQGRKMLVQKPAPKIWAEQKNIPTLQPEKIDTQFLEEFKKYDIDLGIVVAYGKILPKTLLELPRLGMVNVHYSLLPKYRGATPVESAILNGDDVTGVVIQKMVFALDAGDVIEKEEVQIGEKETAPELRNRLNEIAKKLLVKAVGKIADGTVSYEKQNDAKAMLCKKIKKEDGLLDLASDPIQNYRKFRAYYGWPGTYFFTEKNAKRIRVVIKEASLKNDVLEITRVIPEGKKEMSYKDFLAGFQNK, from the coding sequence ATGCCTAAACTCAATATTGCATTTTTCGGCACGCCGGAGCTTGTTATTCCCATTCTCGAAGAGCTTGAAAGTGCAGGCCTTCTCCCAAAAGTTATTGTCACGGGAAAAGATGAACCGCAAGGAAGAAAAATGCTTGTTCAAAAACCTGCCCCTAAAATTTGGGCGGAACAAAAAAATATCCCCACTCTTCAGCCAGAAAAAATTGATACGCAATTTCTCGAGGAATTTAAAAAATATGACATTGACCTCGGTATTGTAGTTGCATATGGAAAAATCTTACCTAAGACACTTTTGGAACTGCCTCGTTTGGGAATGGTGAATGTCCACTATTCGCTTCTCCCAAAATATCGCGGAGCAACCCCAGTAGAATCGGCAATTCTAAATGGTGACGATGTGACAGGAGTCGTGATACAGAAGATGGTTTTTGCGCTGGATGCGGGAGACGTAATTGAAAAAGAAGAGGTGCAGATTGGTGAGAAAGAAACGGCACCAGAACTTCGAAATCGTTTAAACGAGATTGCAAAAAAACTTTTGGTGAAGGCGGTGGGAAAGATCGCCGACGGTACCGTTTCCTATGAAAAGCAAAATGATGCAAAAGCAATGCTCTGCAAAAAGATAAAAAAAGAAGATGGGCTTCTAGACCTTGCGAGCGATCCCATACAAAATTATCGAAAATTCAGAGCATATTACGGCTGGCCGGGAACCTATTTTTTCACTGAAAAAAACGCTAAAAGAATACGTGTCGTTATAAAAGAAGCTTCACTAAAAAATGACGTATTAGAAATTACGCGAGTCATTCCAGAAGGAAAAAAAGAAATGAGCTACAAAGATTTTCTAGCAGGATTTCAAAACAAGTAA
- a CDS encoding peptidylprolyl isomerase, which produces MSEKFSPIGIAVFLVLFVGIGFLLYRGISKNTNRTPSVTATGTPSVSESASPITSKKTSNTMVTLKTSMGDIVLELFADKAPKTVDNFISLARKGFYDGTKFHRVIRDFMIQGGDPLSKGDDTSRYGTGGPGYTFPDEINAESLGLSADAIAQLVAVGYKFQTGITSAHLTQGIIAMANSGPSTNGSQFFIVTAKATPWLDGHHTPFGKVVSGLDIVLAISKVKTGPNDLPVTPVVVNQVVVGAK; this is translated from the coding sequence ATGAGCGAAAAATTTAGTCCAATTGGGATAGCGGTTTTTCTTGTGTTATTTGTTGGAATAGGTTTTCTTTTGTATCGAGGAATTAGTAAGAATACTAATCGGACACCAAGTGTAACAGCGACGGGAACTCCGTCGGTAAGCGAATCCGCCTCTCCTATCACTTCTAAAAAAACATCAAACACTATGGTAACTCTTAAAACAAGCATGGGTGATATTGTTCTTGAACTTTTCGCGGACAAGGCGCCAAAAACAGTAGATAATTTTATTTCTCTCGCGAGGAAAGGATTTTATGATGGGACAAAATTTCATCGAGTCATCAGAGATTTTATGATCCAAGGAGGTGATCCTCTTTCAAAGGGTGATGATACATCTCGTTACGGCACTGGCGGTCCGGGGTATACATTTCCTGATGAGATAAATGCAGAATCTCTCGGTCTTTCCGCTGACGCGATCGCACAACTTGTGGCCGTGGGGTATAAATTCCAAACTGGCATCACTTCAGCGCATCTCACGCAAGGTATTATTGCCATGGCTAATTCTGGCCCGAGTACCAATGGGAGTCAGTTCTTTATCGTAACCGCGAAAGCAACACCCTGGCTTGATGGACACCATACTCCGTTTGGAAAAGTTGTTTCCGGATTGGATATTGTGCTAGCAATAAGCAAAGTAAAAACCGGCCCGAATGATTTGCCGGTAACTCCTGTGGTCGTGAATCAGGTTGTGGTGGGGGCGAAGTAA
- a CDS encoding HPF/RaiA family ribosome-associated protein yields MRTNIKYTRVANTPDIERHIASCMQTIEKLIDEKDDSALAQVELAKTSAQKTGDIYRAEINMHIAGADFFAFSEKSDFMSALDTVRDEILRKMKTRKDKRVSFMRRGGRKIKDYLKGITSIIRKRQ; encoded by the coding sequence ATGAGAACAAATATCAAGTATACGCGTGTCGCAAATACGCCCGATATCGAAAGACATATCGCGAGCTGTATGCAGACCATTGAAAAATTGATTGATGAAAAAGATGACAGTGCTCTTGCTCAAGTCGAGTTAGCCAAGACTTCCGCCCAAAAAACAGGTGATATCTATAGAGCGGAGATAAATATGCACATTGCGGGAGCCGATTTCTTCGCTTTTTCGGAAAAGTCAGATTTCATGAGCGCTCTTGATACTGTCCGGGACGAAATCCTCCGAAAAATGAAGACTCGCAAAGACAAGCGGGTGAGTTTTATGAGGAGAGGAGGCAGAAAAATCAAAGATTATTTGAAGGGGATTACAAGCATAATTAGAAAAAGACAATAA
- the metK gene encoding methionine adenosyltransferase, which produces MLKTAESVTKAHPDKVCDQISDAILDACLTQDPKSRVAIETLGGHGVITVCGELTTKAYVNIREIAKNVYKDCGYNEDIGVVVNVVEQSPEISHGVDNDGAGDQGIMVGYATSETPEMLPLEVVLSRKLCKAMGAHDGKAQVTVKDGKIEKILTSLCTSGNMKDVKLEQTVMSFKKYLPKHVKNIKSIWLQNPNGKWTIGGFHADTGLTGRKLAVDNYGPNIPVGGGAFSGKDSTKVDRSAAYMARKIAVDYLKKHHAKEVFVHIAYAIGVAEPLMAVVDIDGRQEEVKGYDLRPSAIIKYLQLRKPQFRKTAEYGHFGNGFRWDR; this is translated from the coding sequence ATGTTGAAAACTGCCGAATCAGTGACAAAGGCTCACCCAGACAAAGTGTGCGATCAGATATCAGATGCAATTCTCGACGCTTGCCTTACACAAGACCCAAAATCTCGTGTCGCGATTGAAACGCTTGGAGGACACGGCGTTATTACCGTGTGCGGAGAATTAACGACCAAAGCATATGTAAATATCCGCGAAATTGCTAAAAATGTCTACAAAGATTGCGGTTATAACGAAGACATCGGCGTAGTGGTGAATGTCGTTGAGCAAAGCCCAGAAATAAGCCACGGCGTGGATAATGACGGTGCGGGAGACCAGGGAATCATGGTTGGCTATGCAACAAGTGAAACTCCTGAAATGCTTCCGCTAGAAGTAGTACTTTCACGAAAACTCTGCAAAGCTATGGGAGCGCATGACGGCAAAGCACAGGTTACAGTCAAAGACGGGAAAATTGAAAAGATTCTCACCTCGCTTTGTACGAGTGGAAATATGAAGGACGTAAAGCTCGAGCAGACAGTAATGAGCTTCAAGAAATATTTGCCAAAGCACGTAAAGAATATCAAAAGCATTTGGCTTCAAAATCCAAATGGCAAGTGGACTATCGGAGGATTCCACGCCGACACGGGACTCACTGGAAGAAAATTGGCAGTAGATAATTACGGCCCGAATATTCCTGTTGGAGGCGGAGCATTTTCAGGAAAAGATTCAACGAAAGTAGACCGAAGCGCCGCTTATATGGCTCGTAAAATTGCTGTTGATTATTTAAAGAAGCACCATGCGAAAGAAGTCTTCGTCCATATTGCCTACGCTATCGGCGTTGCAGAACCGCTTATGGCCGTAGTGGATATTGACGGCAGACAAGAAGAAGTGAAAGGATATGATCTGCGCCCATCAGCAATTATAAAATATTTACAGCTTCGTAAACCTCAATTCCGCAAAACCGCCGAGTACGGGCATTTTGGAAATGGGTTCAGGTGGGACCGTTAG